The window CTTATTCATTTTATATTTTATAAATAATTCATTCCTATAATTTTTTAAATAAAAATCATATGCAAAATGTACAATTGATTCTAATTCCAAAACTTCTTTCTTAACACAATTAATCAAAGTCAAAACAAAACTATCACGCTCATTTTGAATATTTTTTAAAAAAATTCCAGGTGTATCAATTAAATAAAAATGTTGATTGATTTGACGAATACATTGAGTCTTAGTAACTCCAGGTCTATTTTCAACTTTTAATACTTTTTTGGGAGCTAAAAAATTAATCAAAGAAGACTTACCAATATTTGGTAGACCAATAATCATACCTACAAATTTAGGATTTATTAATCCTTTCTTTTGGTATATTTTTATTTTTTGATCAAATAATTGATATAAATGTTGAATAATCTTATTTTTATCATTTCTTTTTTTAGTTGAAATTAATAAAAAATTATTATCGAAATTTTTTTTTCAATCACTTAAATCGGCCTTATTAGCCAAATTAATAACTGGTTTGGATGAAACTTCTTTTAATAATTCAATATTACTTGATGTTAATGGACATCTAGCATCAACTAATTGAATAAAAAAATCAACATTTTTAAGATTTTTTAAAATCTCATCTGTTGCTTTTTTCATATGCCCAGGAAATCAATTAATTTTTTTATTAATTATGTCCATAATGTTAAATTCTACACATACTCATTAAAAGATATTAAATATTTATAAATTTGTTTTTGTTGATATTGAATTTTTTGTCTTATATTAAATGTATAATAAGCTAATCTAAAAAAAATAAAAGGAAGATTTTTGATCGGTTTTTTCGGTGGGTATTTATTGATTTTTAAAATTAAATATCTTGCTGTGCTATTATGACAATTGATCCATAAAAGATAAATTATTGTAATAAATAACATTAAAAAACTAATACATGTTAAAATTGTAAAATCTAAATATTTTTTATAATTTAATAATTTTTCATTATATCCATAATTTAAAG is drawn from Ureaplasma parvum serovar 3 str. ATCC 27815 and contains these coding sequences:
- the ylqF gene encoding ribosome biogenesis GTPase YlqF → MDIINKKINWFPGHMKKATDEILKNLKNVDFFIQLVDARCPLTSSNIELLKEVSSKPVINLANKADLSDWKKNFDNNFLLISTKKRNDKNKIIQHLYQLFDQKIKIYQKKGLINPKFVGMIIGLPNIGKSSLINFLAPKKVLKVENRPGVTKTQCIRQINQHFYLIDTPGIFLKNIQNERDSFVLTLINCVKKEVLELESIVHFAYDFYLKNYRNELFIKYKMNKVLNFDDFIHHICELYNYKLTNNEFDHVRAYENLFNDFSNGLICKVNYD